In Bacillus marinisedimentorum, the sequence GGGGCTGAACGGACGTTATATCACCGCTGAGGATGTCGGCACAACGGTGCAGGATATGGATATCATTCATGAAGAAACTGATTATGTGACAGGAATCTCGCCGGCATTCGGTTCTTCCGGCAACCCGTCACCTGTTACAGCTCATGGTGTGTACGTCGGCATGAAAGCGGCTGCCAAAGAAGCATTTGGAACTGATTCCCTTGAGGGGAGAACAGTAGCCGTACAAGGTGTCGGCAACGTCGCTTACAATTTGTGCAAACACCTCCATGAGGAAGGTGCTTCGCTAATTGTTACCGATATCAACAAAGATTCTGTTAGACGCGCCGTTGAGGACTTCGGTGCAAAAGCGGTTGACCCCGAGGAAATTTACAGTGTGGATGCCGATATTTATGCACCTTGTGCCCTTGGAGCGACAGTTAATGATGAGACGATTCCGCAGTTGAAGGCTAAAGTCATTGCAGGAGCTGCCAATAACCAGCTTCGGGAAAACCGCCATGGTGACATTATCCATGAAAAAGGGATCGTTTATGCCCCGGATTATATCATTAATGCTGGCGGTGTCATCAATGTTGCCGACGAATTGTACGGTTACAACCGGGAACGTGCAATGAAAAAAGTAAATACCGTCTATGACAATATTGCAAAAGTAATCGAAATTGCAAAGCGTGACGGGATTCCGACATATCAGGCAGCTGACCGGCTTGCGGAGGAACGGATTGAACGCATGAAAAATTCCCGCAGCCAATTTTTGCAAAACGGCCATCACATTTTAAGCAGACGGGGCCGATAAATTATATTTTACAAACAAAAGAAAACGGCGCGTAACGGGCAAATGCCGGCGTCCGTTTTCTTTTCATGCAGTGTAGGAGGGTTTTGTGTTGGAGGAATCAACTTATCGTATCCTGGTCATCAATCCTGGATCGACATCTACGAAAATAGGGATTTTTGATAATGAACGGCCCCTGCTGGAAAAAACGATCCGGCATGAACAGGAGCAATTGCAGCCGTATGAGAAGATCATTGATCAATATGAGTTCAGAAAAACGACAATCCTGGAGACACTCGACCAGGAAGGGATCAATATTTCCAAGTTTGATGCCGTATGCGGCAGGGGCGGCCTCCTGAGACCGATTGAAGGCGGCACCTACAGGGTGAATGAAAGTATGCTGAAGGATTTGAAGGATGGGTATGCGGGCGAACACGCCTCCAACCTGGGCGGCATTCTTGCGTACGAAATTGCTGAACAGCTGAACATTCCATCTTTCATTGTCGATCCGGTAGTCGTTGATGAAATGGAAGATATCGCACGAGTTTCAGGGTTTGAGGAAATCGATCGGAAAAGTATTTTCCATGCTTTGAATC encodes:
- the bcd gene encoding branched-chain amino acid dehydrogenase, whose translation is MEIFTYMEKYDYEQLLFAQDKQSGLKAIIAIHDTTLGPALGGTRMWTYESEEAAIEDALRLAKGMTYKNAAAGLNLGGGKTVIIGDPRKDKNEEMFRAFGRYIQGLNGRYITAEDVGTTVQDMDIIHEETDYVTGISPAFGSSGNPSPVTAHGVYVGMKAAAKEAFGTDSLEGRTVAVQGVGNVAYNLCKHLHEEGASLIVTDINKDSVRRAVEDFGAKAVDPEEIYSVDADIYAPCALGATVNDETIPQLKAKVIAGAANNQLRENRHGDIIHEKGIVYAPDYIINAGGVINVADELYGYNRERAMKKVNTVYDNIAKVIEIAKRDGIPTYQAADRLAEERIERMKNSRSQFLQNGHHILSRRGR